A genome region from Sphingobium sp. WTD-1 includes the following:
- a CDS encoding lipopolysaccharide biosynthesis protein: MGLQQADAADAGFGARVKKAIFWRSGSQIVSQMLSWVVTLAVIRLLDPKDYGLFAMTQVILNFATFLNGYGLVAALVQSEDVESHRLRQAFTIMLLLNGSLALLQLAIAPLAASYYEQPMVAQLLRVQALLYLSTPFIAIPEAITARALDFRRPAFINLIAAIASAAMALVGALSGWGVWTLVFAPMTGFWVKALGYMLVTGFRPIPSFDFSGTRAMILYGASLLGSQLFWIIQSQSDIFIGGRVLTPHQLGLYAEALFLTQIFVSKFIPPLNEVAFPAYARMQKDVSRVAWSFCKAVRLLMLISCPIYLGMAVTAEPLVETLFGQKWLEMAPFVSILALAMPFMTLQVMFAPVSNALGRPGTTARIAAIGAVLMASAFLIGIQVGAIGLAWAWLCAFPILTIVTARLAGGPMGLRAIDLIRAAAPGLGCSILMAGVVLAIDRLLPPLAAPIRLAILVPAGGIAFLAALMLCARGTLMELVRLIVRRAPPVQAPA, translated from the coding sequence ATGGGGTTACAGCAGGCCGACGCCGCCGACGCAGGGTTTGGCGCACGGGTGAAGAAGGCGATATTCTGGCGCTCGGGCAGCCAGATCGTCTCGCAGATGCTGAGCTGGGTGGTGACGCTGGCGGTCATCCGCCTGCTCGACCCCAAAGATTATGGTCTGTTCGCCATGACCCAGGTGATTCTGAACTTCGCGACCTTCCTCAATGGCTATGGGCTGGTCGCCGCGCTGGTCCAGTCGGAGGATGTCGAATCCCACCGGCTGCGCCAGGCCTTCACCATCATGCTGTTGCTCAACGGCAGCCTGGCGCTGCTACAACTGGCGATCGCCCCGTTGGCGGCGAGCTATTATGAGCAGCCGATGGTGGCGCAGCTGCTGCGCGTCCAGGCACTGCTCTACCTGTCCACCCCCTTCATCGCGATTCCCGAGGCGATCACCGCGCGCGCGCTGGATTTTCGGCGCCCAGCCTTCATCAACCTGATCGCCGCGATCGCCTCGGCCGCGATGGCGCTGGTCGGTGCGCTGTCGGGCTGGGGCGTGTGGACCCTGGTGTTCGCGCCGATGACCGGATTCTGGGTGAAGGCACTGGGCTATATGCTGGTCACAGGCTTCCGCCCGATTCCCAGTTTCGATTTCAGCGGCACGCGGGCGATGATCCTCTATGGCGCGTCGCTGCTCGGCAGCCAGCTCTTCTGGATCATCCAGAGCCAGAGCGACATCTTCATCGGCGGCCGCGTCCTCACGCCGCATCAGCTGGGCCTCTATGCCGAGGCGCTGTTCCTGACCCAGATTTTCGTCAGCAAGTTCATCCCGCCGCTGAACGAGGTCGCCTTCCCCGCTTATGCCCGCATGCAGAAGGATGTGTCGCGGGTTGCCTGGTCCTTCTGCAAGGCGGTGCGGCTGCTGATGCTGATCTCCTGCCCCATCTATCTGGGCATGGCGGTCACGGCCGAGCCGCTGGTCGAGACATTGTTCGGGCAGAAATGGCTGGAGATGGCGCCCTTCGTGTCGATCCTGGCACTCGCGATGCCGTTCATGACGCTGCAGGTGATGTTCGCGCCGGTCAGCAATGCGCTGGGCCGGCCCGGCACCACCGCCCGAATCGCCGCGATCGGGGCCGTGTTGATGGCCAGCGCCTTCCTGATCGGCATCCAGGTCGGCGCGATCGGCCTGGCCTGGGCATGGCTCTGCGCCTTCCCGATCCTGACCATCGTCACGGCGCGCCTGGCCGGCGGGCCGATGGGGCTGCGCGCGATCGATCTGATCCGCGCCGCCGCACCAGGTCTGGGCTGCTCTATCCTGATGGCCGGCGTCGTGCTCGCGATAGACCGGTTGCTGCCGCCACTCGCCGCGCCGATTCGGCTGGCGATTCTGGTGCCGGCTGGCGGCATCGCCTTCCTGGCGGCGCTGATGCTGTGCGCGCGCGGCACGCTGATGGAACTGGTGCGCCTGATCGTGCGCCGCGCGCCGCCGGTGCAGGCGCCCGCCTGA
- a CDS encoding acyl-CoA thioesterase produces MTIDPHREVILRVVPRPADINSNGHIFGGWVLSQMDIAGGIVAGRIAQGAVATVAIESMKFISPILMGDLVSVYAQEEKRGRTSVAIRIDVVATRGGGAETVALTSGVFTFVALDETHRPRPIPGD; encoded by the coding sequence TTGACGATTGATCCCCATCGCGAAGTGATATTGCGGGTCGTGCCGCGCCCGGCCGACATCAACAGCAATGGCCATATCTTCGGCGGCTGGGTGCTGAGCCAGATGGATATTGCCGGCGGCATCGTCGCGGGGCGAATCGCCCAGGGCGCGGTGGCCACAGTCGCGATCGAGAGCATGAAGTTCATCTCGCCGATCCTGATGGGCGACCTGGTGTCGGTCTATGCGCAGGAAGAGAAGCGCGGCCGCACATCGGTGGCGATCCGCATCGACGTGGTGGCGACTCGCGGCGGCGGCGCGGAAACGGTGGCGCTGACCAGCGGCGTCTTCACCTTCGTCGCACTGGATGAGACGCACCGCCCCCGCCCCATTCCCGGCGACTGA
- a CDS encoding CBS domain-containing protein, which translates to MTIAAILQGKGRDVVQVQSTDSVLSVVTLLADRRIGCVPVVDGGQVVGIFSERDVVYRLAQQGAEALNHTVADVMTQPPITIDDQMPVIHALSLMTKRRIRHLPVVKGGSLVGLVSIGDLVKFRIDNIESEAAALRDYIQTA; encoded by the coding sequence ATGACCATCGCGGCAATCTTGCAGGGCAAGGGGCGCGACGTCGTCCAGGTCCAGTCGACCGACAGCGTATTGTCGGTGGTGACCTTGCTGGCGGATCGGCGGATCGGCTGCGTGCCGGTGGTCGATGGCGGCCAGGTGGTCGGCATCTTTTCCGAACGCGATGTCGTCTATCGTCTGGCCCAGCAAGGGGCAGAGGCGCTGAACCACACGGTCGCCGATGTGATGACCCAGCCGCCGATCACCATCGACGACCAGATGCCGGTGATCCATGCCCTGTCGTTGATGACCAAGCGGCGCATCCGCCATCTGCCGGTGGTGAAGGGCGGCTCGCTGGTCGGCCTCGTCTCGATCGGTGATCTGGTGAAGTTCCGCATCGACAATATCGAATCGGAAGCCGCCGCGCTGCGCGACTATATCCAGACCGCCTGA
- a CDS encoding DUF4139 domain-containing protein — MTTVRLLTGLALMLPAAAFSQTASVDPTGATAQGDVAVTIYNGGQSLVQDDRQLSVNAGRNRIEFPDVSARIRPETVNLSGPGFSIVEQNFDFDLLSPDKLMDKAVGQEVTLVRTNPATGAETRERAKILAANGGIVMQIGSRIEVLRDDGLPVRVIFDRVPPNLRARPTLSVTIDAARGGTVPARLSYLTPNLGWTADYVALFDAAKGAMDMQGWVTLTNNTGTTFTNAKTILVAGNPANGGGRRNWWQSSSGAIDQAGTESGPRERLGDYYLYPLADRTTIANAQQKQVSFLDVKGAPARATYEYLNSWMGSSTEPMSASSVLKFSTSKQGGLGDQLPAGTIRVYMRDARGDPQFIGENSIDHTPMGSSMALRTGEAFDVKVRPTVEQRTKKGGQRWETRMRYTLTNARPEAVTVDLAQQGLWGDTRVTAQSLEGKRVSADRMEWSVPVPANGSVDLSVTFDSRY, encoded by the coding sequence ATGACGACTGTCCGCCTGTTGACCGGTCTGGCCCTGATGCTGCCGGCCGCCGCCTTTTCTCAAACTGCTTCTGTCGATCCCACAGGCGCCACCGCCCAGGGCGATGTCGCTGTCACCATCTATAATGGCGGCCAATCGCTGGTGCAGGATGACCGGCAATTGAGCGTCAATGCCGGTCGCAACCGGATCGAATTTCCCGATGTATCCGCCCGCATCCGGCCCGAAACGGTCAATCTCTCCGGCCCCGGCTTCTCGATTGTCGAACAGAATTTCGATTTCGACCTGCTCTCGCCCGACAAGCTGATGGACAAGGCGGTGGGGCAGGAGGTGACGCTGGTGCGCACCAATCCCGCGACCGGCGCCGAGACGCGCGAGCGTGCCAAGATACTTGCGGCCAATGGCGGCATCGTCATGCAGATCGGTTCGCGGATCGAGGTGCTGCGCGACGATGGCCTGCCGGTACGGGTGATCTTCGACCGGGTGCCGCCCAATCTGCGCGCCCGTCCGACCCTGTCGGTGACGATCGACGCCGCGCGCGGCGGCACCGTGCCGGCCCGATTATCCTATCTGACGCCCAATCTTGGTTGGACCGCCGATTATGTCGCGCTGTTCGACGCAGCCAAGGGCGCGATGGACATGCAGGGCTGGGTGACGCTCACCAACAATACGGGCACGACCTTCACCAATGCGAAGACCATCCTGGTCGCCGGCAATCCGGCCAATGGCGGCGGGCGGCGTAACTGGTGGCAGTCGTCTAGCGGCGCGATCGACCAGGCCGGCACCGAAAGCGGTCCGCGCGAGCGGCTGGGCGACTATTATCTCTATCCGCTGGCCGATCGCACGACCATCGCCAATGCCCAGCAGAAGCAGGTCAGCTTCCTCGACGTGAAGGGCGCGCCGGCCCGCGCCACCTATGAATATCTCAATAGCTGGATGGGCAGTTCGACCGAACCGATGAGCGCATCGAGCGTGCTCAAATTCTCGACCTCGAAACAGGGCGGCCTTGGCGATCAACTGCCGGCCGGCACGATCCGCGTCTATATGCGCGACGCGCGTGGCGATCCCCAGTTCATCGGCGAGAACAGCATCGACCATACGCCGATGGGATCGTCGATGGCGCTGCGCACGGGCGAGGCATTCGACGTCAAGGTGCGCCCGACCGTCGAGCAGCGCACGAAGAAGGGCGGCCAGCGCTGGGAAACGCGGATGCGCTACACGCTCACCAACGCCCGGCCCGAAGCGGTGACGGTCGACCTGGCCCAGCAGGGGCTGTGGGGCGACACCCGCGTTACCGCACAAAGCCTGGAAGGCAAGCGCGTCTCCGCCGACCGGATGGAATGGAGCGTGCCGGTGCCCGCCAATGGCTCGGTCGATCTCAGCGTCACCTTCGATTCGCGCTACTGA
- a CDS encoding DUF4167 domain-containing protein — MINNRQAGRRNRGRNNNNNGRPNGGNRGGGDNGNRIDNRARGNAAQLLEKYKNMARDAQMAGDRVNAEYYLQFADHYFRVLADNRSRQEEQQQRFRRNDENFEDEGEEFEGNEDGAEEGRTEQPERAERDYDRREPRGERQDRGDRNDRGDRGDRNRRDRNRRDRPVAEDATEQQPVAAEQPAELAAEPAAEAPKPRRGRPRKADVAPTDANEGLDVSILPPSIARADNDSDTDVTEEAPRKRTRRARPATEAAE, encoded by the coding sequence TTGATCAACAACCGGCAGGCCGGTCGCCGCAATCGCGGCCGGAATAATAACAACAACGGTCGTCCCAATGGCGGTAACCGGGGTGGTGGCGACAACGGCAACCGTATCGACAACCGCGCCCGCGGCAATGCGGCCCAGCTTCTTGAGAAATACAAGAATATGGCGCGCGATGCCCAGATGGCCGGCGACCGTGTGAACGCCGAATATTATCTGCAGTTCGCCGATCATTATTTCCGCGTGCTGGCCGACAATCGTTCGCGCCAGGAGGAGCAGCAGCAGCGCTTCCGCCGGAATGACGAGAATTTCGAAGACGAAGGCGAAGAGTTCGAGGGCAATGAGGACGGCGCCGAAGAGGGCCGCACCGAACAGCCCGAGCGCGCCGAACGCGATTATGACCGTCGCGAACCGCGCGGCGAGCGCCAGGATCGCGGTGACCGCAATGATCGTGGCGACCGGGGCGACCGTAATCGTCGCGATCGCAATCGTCGCGACCGCCCGGTGGCCGAGGACGCGACCGAGCAGCAGCCGGTGGCAGCCGAACAGCCCGCAGAACTCGCAGCCGAGCCGGCCGCCGAAGCGCCCAAGCCGCGCCGCGGCCGTCCGCGCAAGGCTGATGTCGCGCCGACCGACGCGAATGAAGGCCTGGATGTCAGCATCCTGCCGCCCTCGATCGCCCGCGCCGATAATGACAGCGACACGGACGTGACCGAGGAAGCGCCCCGCAAGCGCACCCGCCGCGCCCGTCCGGCGACCGAAGCCGCCGAATAA
- a CDS encoding IS256-like element ISSpwi2 family transposase, producing MSRRKEPAIPNELLDQLLAGGAASAAFEQGGLLDSLKKALTERALNAEMDHHLAGEDGAGNMRNGYGRKTVMTDTGKLAIDVPRDRQSSFDPQLIAKYQRRFPGFDDKIVSMYARGMSTREITRHLHDLYGIDVSPDLISTVTDAVLDEVATWQQRPLDPVYPLVFFDAIRVKIRDEGMVRNKAIHIALGVRADGAKEVLGLWLEQNEGAKFWLRVMNELRNRGVEDILLAVVDGLKGFPDAITAVFPDAIVQTCIVHLLRNSMDFVSWKDRKNLASALKEIYRATDADAAEKALTAFEAGPWGQRYPAIGQSWRRAWGEVIPFFAFPDEVRRIIYTTNAIEALNSKLRRAVRARGHFPSDEAATKLLYLILNRSEKEWKMPPREWTMAKAQFAVIFGERFIRAMAA from the coding sequence ATGTCACGACGCAAAGAACCTGCCATACCGAATGAGCTTCTCGATCAGCTTTTGGCGGGCGGCGCTGCCAGTGCCGCCTTCGAGCAGGGCGGTCTGCTCGATTCGCTGAAGAAGGCGCTGACAGAGCGTGCCCTGAATGCGGAGATGGATCACCACCTCGCTGGCGAAGACGGCGCCGGCAACATGCGCAACGGCTACGGTCGGAAGACGGTAATGACCGACACCGGCAAGTTGGCGATCGACGTGCCGCGCGATCGCCAGTCGAGCTTCGACCCGCAGTTGATCGCCAAGTATCAACGCCGCTTTCCCGGCTTCGACGACAAGATCGTGTCGATGTACGCGCGCGGCATGAGCACCCGCGAGATCACCAGGCACCTGCACGATCTATACGGCATCGACGTCTCACCCGATTTGATTAGCACGGTGACCGACGCCGTGCTCGATGAGGTCGCCACTTGGCAGCAGCGGCCGCTCGATCCGGTTTACCCGCTGGTCTTCTTCGACGCGATCCGGGTCAAGATCCGCGACGAGGGCATGGTGCGCAACAAGGCGATCCACATTGCGCTGGGCGTCCGCGCCGACGGCGCAAAGGAGGTGCTCGGCTTGTGGCTCGAGCAGAATGAGGGTGCCAAGTTCTGGCTTCGGGTGATGAACGAGCTTCGCAACCGTGGCGTTGAAGACATCCTGCTGGCCGTCGTTGACGGCCTGAAGGGCTTTCCCGATGCGATCACCGCAGTGTTCCCCGATGCGATCGTCCAGACCTGCATCGTTCACCTGCTGCGCAACTCGATGGACTTCGTCTCCTGGAAGGACCGAAAGAACCTCGCCAGCGCGCTCAAGGAGATTTACCGTGCCACCGACGCAGATGCCGCCGAAAAGGCGCTGACAGCATTTGAGGCTGGCCCTTGGGGGCAGCGCTATCCCGCCATCGGCCAGAGCTGGCGGCGCGCCTGGGGCGAGGTGATCCCGTTTTTTGCGTTCCCCGACGAGGTCCGCCGGATCATCTACACTACGAACGCCATCGAAGCTTTGAACTCGAAGCTCAGGCGGGCTGTCAGGGCCAGGGGACACTTCCCCAGCGACGAGGCCGCCACCAAGCTGCTCTACCTGATCTTGAATCGGTCGGAGAAAGAGTGGAAGATGCCACCACGTGAGTGGACCATGGCGAAGGCGCAATTTGCCGTGATCTTCGGCGAACGTTTCATCAGAGCCATGGCGGCCTGA
- a CDS encoding integrase arm-type DNA-binding domain-containing protein produces MPLKELEVRYASRRSKDYKLGDGGGLYLLVRPTGSRLWRMKYRFNGKEKLLSFGRYPEVTLAEARLRRAEAKLALARGEDPGPKAPSPVTSFEAAARAWHGNRASGLEPGHAARILSRLERDVFPSLGQRDLKDITAGDVLSMLRAVEARGALDVSRRLRQHVSQVYLFAIPQGWATHDPAAGLATLLRPKPRVRHMARVGGGELPALVRAIDAYDGDENPRRRAVTRDALLFTLLTWARTNETRYATWDEFEGLDGPDPIWRVPAERMKMGREHIVPLSRQAVGLLESVRIYSRGPYVFAGDKPELPISQNTMIYGCYRMGYRGRQTVHGFRGLASTWANEAECYRPDWIEVALAHADRDDVRGAYNSALYLTPRRRMLQAWADHILGMVAVPQEALVA; encoded by the coding sequence ATGCCGCTCAAGGAACTCGAGGTTCGCTACGCCAGCCGGCGCTCAAAGGATTACAAGCTTGGCGATGGCGGCGGCCTCTATCTGCTTGTTCGTCCGACTGGCTCACGCCTCTGGCGCATGAAATATCGGTTCAACGGCAAGGAGAAGCTGCTCTCGTTCGGGCGCTACCCGGAGGTTACCCTGGCTGAGGCGCGGCTACGCCGCGCTGAGGCCAAGCTCGCCCTTGCGCGGGGCGAGGATCCCGGTCCCAAGGCTCCCTCGCCTGTGACCAGCTTTGAGGCGGCTGCACGGGCCTGGCATGGTAACCGGGCGAGCGGGCTGGAGCCGGGGCATGCAGCACGCATCCTGTCGCGTCTGGAGCGCGACGTGTTCCCGTCGCTCGGGCAGCGCGATCTCAAGGACATCACTGCGGGCGATGTGCTGTCGATGCTGCGGGCGGTTGAGGCACGCGGTGCCCTCGATGTCAGCCGCCGGCTGCGCCAGCATGTAAGCCAGGTCTATCTCTTTGCCATACCGCAGGGCTGGGCCACCCATGATCCTGCTGCCGGGCTTGCTACCCTGCTGCGGCCCAAGCCTCGGGTCCGGCATATGGCCCGGGTTGGGGGAGGGGAGTTGCCTGCCCTTGTTCGGGCGATCGACGCTTATGACGGCGATGAGAATCCCCGGCGGCGTGCGGTCACGCGCGACGCGCTCTTGTTCACGCTGCTGACCTGGGCGCGGACCAATGAAACTCGCTATGCGACATGGGACGAGTTTGAAGGGCTGGACGGCCCTGATCCCATCTGGCGGGTGCCGGCCGAACGGATGAAGATGGGACGTGAGCATATCGTGCCGCTTTCGCGGCAGGCGGTCGGGTTGCTGGAGAGCGTGCGGATTTACAGCCGGGGGCCATATGTCTTTGCCGGCGACAAGCCTGAACTCCCCATATCGCAGAATACGATGATCTATGGCTGCTACCGCATGGGCTATCGCGGCCGTCAGACGGTGCATGGGTTCCGAGGCCTTGCCTCGACCTGGGCCAATGAAGCGGAATGCTATCGGCCAGACTGGATCGAGGTGGCGTTAGCCCATGCCGATCGTGATGATGTGCGTGGGGCCTATAACAGTGCCCTCTACCTTACGCCGCGTCGGCGGATGCTTCAGGCTTGGGCTGATCATATTCTGGGCATGGTCGCGGTGCCGCAAGAGGCGCTGGTCGCGTGA
- a CDS encoding MucR family transcriptional regulator — MSAQETLITLTADIVAAHVSNNSVGINDLPGLIANVHGALASLSEPAVAEEVKPEPAVSVRASIKPDHIVCLEDGKKLKMLKRHLMTHYQMTPADYRAKWGLPADYPMVAPNYAAQRKELAHKIGLGRKPRAEAAAPAKPARTPRKTKVAEPA; from the coding sequence ATGTCCGCGCAAGAAACGCTCATCACGCTTACCGCCGATATTGTCGCTGCCCATGTCAGCAACAACAGCGTTGGGATCAATGATCTTCCTGGCCTGATCGCCAATGTGCATGGCGCTCTCGCCAGCCTGAGCGAACCTGCGGTTGCTGAAGAAGTGAAGCCAGAGCCTGCGGTTTCGGTGCGCGCGTCGATCAAGCCGGACCATATTGTCTGCCTGGAAGACGGGAAGAAGCTCAAGATGCTCAAGCGTCACCTGATGACTCATTATCAGATGACCCCGGCGGACTATCGCGCCAAGTGGGGCTTGCCTGCGGATTATCCGATGGTCGCTCCCAACTATGCTGCGCAGCGCAAGGAGCTGGCCCACAAGATCGGCCTCGGCCGCAAGCCGCGCGCGGAAGCCGCTGCCCCCGCAAAGCCGGCCCGCACCCCGCGCAAGACGAAGGTCGCCGAACCGGCCTGA
- a CDS encoding excalibur calcium-binding domain-containing protein, with the protein MRQRSSLIIGALVVGAAGGVVLRDPTPAAQSEGPSWSFRNCSEARAAGVAPLHRGQPGYGAHLDRDGDGIACEPYTGR; encoded by the coding sequence ATGCGGCAAAGATCCTCACTCATCATTGGCGCCCTCGTGGTCGGTGCTGCAGGTGGTGTGGTGCTCCGCGACCCAACACCGGCCGCGCAGTCTGAAGGGCCTTCCTGGTCTTTTCGGAACTGCAGCGAGGCGCGTGCGGCAGGCGTAGCGCCGCTCCATCGCGGCCAACCAGGCTATGGCGCGCACTTGGACCGCGATGGCGACGGAATTGCATGCGAGCCTTATACCGGGCGCTAA
- a CDS encoding fumarylacetoacetate hydrolase family protein, whose protein sequence is MRLATLDNGRPDGSLIVVSHDACRCLPADGIADTLQCAIERWDSVEPALRRLADRLEQGDGEALDESRLLAPLPRAWQWLDGSAFPQHGELMQKAFNLPPIETDRPLMYQGLSDRFLSGTQDVPLPSEADGIDFEGEFGVITDAVPMGTSAQDALSHIKLVLLINDWSLRAIAPIEMKTGFGWVQAKPACSVAPFAVTPDELGEAWQDGRVHLPLQVHVNGAWFGNPHGSEMVFGFHELVAHAARTRDLVAGTIIGSGTVSNADYATLGSCCISERRAIEMIEQGKPQTPFLRFGDRVSLGAFGNNRFPFGSISQQIVAANF, encoded by the coding sequence ATGCGCCTTGCCACCCTCGATAATGGCCGTCCCGATGGCAGCCTGATCGTCGTCTCCCACGACGCCTGTCGCTGCCTGCCTGCGGACGGCATTGCTGACACGCTGCAGTGTGCGATCGAGCGATGGGACAGCGTCGAACCGGCGCTGCGCCGGCTGGCCGACCGGCTGGAACAGGGGGACGGCGAGGCGCTGGACGAAAGCCGGCTGCTCGCCCCCCTGCCCCGCGCCTGGCAATGGCTCGACGGTTCGGCCTTCCCGCAGCATGGCGAACTGATGCAGAAGGCGTTCAACCTGCCGCCGATCGAGACCGACCGGCCGCTCATGTATCAGGGCCTGTCCGATCGCTTCCTGTCCGGAACGCAGGATGTGCCGCTCCCCAGCGAAGCTGACGGTATCGATTTCGAAGGCGAGTTCGGCGTCATTACCGATGCCGTGCCGATGGGCACCAGCGCACAGGACGCGCTATCGCATATCAAGCTGGTCCTGCTCATCAACGACTGGTCGCTGCGCGCGATCGCGCCGATCGAGATGAAGACCGGGTTCGGCTGGGTCCAGGCCAAGCCCGCCTGCTCTGTCGCGCCCTTTGCAGTCACGCCCGATGAACTGGGCGAGGCCTGGCAGGACGGCCGCGTCCATCTGCCCCTGCAGGTCCACGTTAACGGCGCCTGGTTCGGAAATCCCCATGGCAGTGAAATGGTGTTCGGCTTCCATGAACTGGTCGCCCATGCCGCCCGCACGCGCGATCTGGTCGCCGGCACAATCATCGGATCAGGCACCGTGTCCAATGCCGATTATGCGACGCTTGGCTCCTGCTGCATCTCCGAACGCCGCGCGATCGAGATGATCGAGCAAGGTAAACCCCAAACGCCTTTCCTCAGATTCGGCGATCGCGTTTCGCTCGGCGCATTTGGAAACAACAGATTCCCTTTCGGCAGCATCAGCCAACAGATCGTTGCTGCCAATTTCTGA